Proteins from a genomic interval of Hoplias malabaricus isolate fHopMal1 chromosome 13, fHopMal1.hap1, whole genome shotgun sequence:
- the arf2a gene encoding ADP-ribosylation factor 2a, whose amino-acid sequence MGNMFAGLFKNLFGKKEMRILMVGLDAAGKTTILYKLKLGEIVTTIPTIGFNVETVEYKNISFTVWDVGGQDKIRPLWRHYFQNTQGLIFVVDSNDRERVNEAREELTRMLAEDELRDAVLLVFANKQDLPNAMNAAEITDKLGLHSLRHRNWYIQATCATSGDGLYEGLDWLSNQLKNAK is encoded by the exons ATGGGGAACATGTTCGCAGGCCTCTTTAAAAATCTCTTTGGGAAGAAAGAGATGCGTATTCTGATGGTGGGTTTGGATGCCGCTGGCAAAACCACCATTCTGTACAAGCTGAAGCTGGGAGAGATTGTAACCACCATCCCTACTATTG GTTTTAATGTAGAGACAGTAGAATATAAGAACATTAGTTTCACAGTTTGGGATGTGGGTGGTCAGGACAAGATCCGGCCGCTCTGGAGGCACTACTTCCAGAACACACAAG gTCTGATTtttgtggtggacagtaatgacaGGGAAAGAGTAAATGAGGCAAGAGAGGAGTTGACGAGGATGCTGGCTGAGGACGAGCTCAGAGATGCAGTGCTGCTCGTTTTCGCCAACAAACAG GACCTGCCCAACGCTATGAACGCAGCAGAGATCACAGACAAATTGGGCCTGCACTCGCTGAGGCACCGCAACTGGTATATTCAGGCCACCTGCGCCACCAGCGGAGACGGCTTGTATGAGGGCCTGGACTGGCTCTCCAACCAGCTCAAAAACGCTAAATGA